One Bacillus sp. F19 genomic region harbors:
- a CDS encoding ABC transporter permease subunit produces MEDLQRNLEPNASFQEKPILLIKRKNKILKRLWKERYLYLLLLPGLLYFIIYRYIPMAGNIIAFQDFSAFQGFFHSEWVGLKHFKTIFDDREVIRVLWNTLFLSFLQILFAFPISIILSIMLNEVRSSLYKRVIQSIVYLPHFLSWVVVIGIVTILMKSDGIVNKIIGSVFGMDSIAFLQDPNWFTPLVVLEVIWKESGWGTIIFLAALSGINPSLYEAAAVDGANRWQQIWHITLPALKSTIIILLILRLGSVLDVGFEQIYLMLTPFTMEVGNVLDTFVYFKGIQNSDFSFATAVGLFKSVIGLILIVAANRLAKRFGDEGVY; encoded by the coding sequence ATGGAGGATTTACAAAGAAACTTAGAACCGAACGCTAGTTTTCAGGAAAAACCAATTTTACTTATTAAAAGAAAGAACAAAATATTGAAGAGGTTATGGAAAGAGCGTTATCTCTATCTATTGCTATTGCCGGGACTTCTTTATTTTATTATCTATCGATATATCCCTATGGCTGGGAACATTATTGCTTTTCAAGATTTTAGTGCTTTTCAAGGGTTTTTCCACAGTGAATGGGTTGGACTTAAGCACTTTAAAACCATTTTTGATGATCGAGAAGTAATTCGGGTCTTATGGAATACATTATTTTTATCTTTTCTCCAAATTTTATTCGCTTTCCCAATTTCTATTATTCTCTCGATTATGCTGAATGAAGTAAGAAGCAGTTTATACAAGAGAGTAATTCAGTCGATTGTATATTTACCTCACTTTTTATCATGGGTAGTAGTAATCGGGATTGTCACGATTTTAATGAAATCAGATGGAATCGTTAATAAAATAATTGGAAGCGTTTTTGGAATGGATTCGATTGCTTTTTTACAAGACCCTAATTGGTTTACGCCACTGGTTGTTCTAGAAGTAATTTGGAAGGAATCCGGTTGGGGAACAATCATTTTTCTTGCTGCTCTTTCAGGTATTAACCCAAGTTTATATGAAGCAGCAGCTGTTGATGGTGCCAATCGCTGGCAGCAAATTTGGCATATTACATTGCCTGCTCTAAAAAGTACAATTATTATCTTATTAATATTAAGATTAGGAAGTGTTTTGGACGTTGGCTTCGAACAAATTTACTTAATGTTAACTCCTTTCACGATGGAGGTTGGTAACGTGCTTGATACTTTCGTCTACTTTAAGGGGATTCAAAACTCAGATTTTAGTTTTGCAACAGCGGTTGGATTATTCAAGTCTGTGATAGGACTTATATTAATTGTTGCTGCTAATCGTTTAGCAAAACGGTTCGGCGATGAAGGTGTCTATTAG
- a CDS encoding carbohydrate ABC transporter permease yields the protein MLKNRKPSEKIFDITNIILLGLIALTMLFPFYYMFVVSFATYEEFVKTDLLLFPKTWALDAYGYILGSKEFIRSLGVTAYVTVVGTLVSLLLTAMMAYSLSRKILGQKIFVFLVLFTFVFGAGMIPTYMIVQATGLMDSLWSLIIPGAISSFNLIVMRQFFMGLPMDLTEAAIIDGANDLQIFTKIILPLSKPALAAFGLFYAVGIWNSYFTALLYLSDPAKWTVQVVLRQLVILNQGNLLDAGMQVGMENPPPAETVGMAAILIATIPILIVYPFLQKHFAKGVMLGSVKE from the coding sequence GTGCTAAAAAATAGGAAACCATCGGAGAAAATATTTGATATTACCAATATTATCCTGCTTGGTCTGATCGCATTAACTATGCTGTTCCCATTTTATTATATGTTTGTTGTTTCTTTTGCAACCTATGAAGAATTTGTAAAGACGGATTTACTGCTTTTTCCAAAAACGTGGGCGCTGGATGCTTATGGATATATTTTAGGTTCTAAGGAGTTCATTCGTTCTCTTGGAGTAACCGCCTATGTAACAGTGGTAGGTACCTTGGTTAGCTTGTTGTTGACTGCCATGATGGCCTATTCATTATCTAGAAAAATTCTTGGACAAAAAATATTCGTTTTTCTAGTTTTATTCACATTTGTGTTTGGAGCTGGGATGATTCCAACTTACATGATTGTTCAAGCAACGGGGTTGATGGACTCCCTTTGGTCACTCATTATACCTGGAGCCATCAGCTCGTTTAATCTTATTGTCATGAGACAATTTTTCATGGGCTTGCCAATGGATTTAACGGAAGCTGCCATTATCGATGGAGCAAATGATTTGCAAATTTTCACAAAAATTATCCTCCCATTATCGAAGCCAGCGCTAGCAGCCTTTGGATTGTTTTATGCGGTTGGAATATGGAACTCGTATTTTACGGCTCTTCTTTATTTAAGTGATCCAGCTAAATGGACAGTCCAAGTTGTACTTAGGCAGCTTGTTATATTAAATCAAGGAAATCTGCTAGATGCTGGGATGCAGGTAGGGATGGAAAATCCGCCACCGGCAGAAACAGTTGGTATGGCCGCAATCCTAATCGCAACAATTCCTATACTGATTGTTTATCCATTCCTTCAAAAGCATTTCGCGAAAGGTGTGATGCTTGGATCAGTAAAAGAGTAG